The proteins below come from a single Garra rufa chromosome 25, GarRuf1.0, whole genome shotgun sequence genomic window:
- the LOC141301116 gene encoding olfactomedin-4-like, whose protein sequence is MFIYLLLLTIIVTVEAQRVPGQQKNDSCLCKINSSVWTFPAFRFEEITRQVQICEDALNEFEEKVRNTNAELPMMEATLQNISARLKAFDFLHTSGLYSALHLRQLNQELEEIHQSVNETHTQNPNKETHNLLSELNKAKNDVQRMYTDDFFNLETMKKRLRELNNRAQSCKTIPNDFRSSCHKRIMTRISSPSITKLNSISKSYISGAWGRDALLTHKERYWEHCLVSGNKDGNTIRVYNSLQDFMANDNYKDEEVAPSYSHENAVQGSGTILYNNTVFYQCYSTAEICSFNITTQATNRMKLDGAGIDNKFPFCYYSCRDWTDIDLEADQDAVWVIYATEENHGNIVVSRLDPLSLNITHTWKTNLFKRSVTSTFMVCGVLYATRYVNTYQEEVFYAFDTTTGQEINTLSLPFEKVSPGIANLNYNPVDGKLYMYNDAYLLAYDTFF, encoded by the exons ATGTTCATCTACCTACTGCTCCTCACAATCATC GTGACTGTCGAGGCTCAGAGAGTTCCAGGTCAACAGAAAAATGACTCCTGTTTGTGTAAAATAAACAGCTCTGTCTGGACTTTTCCTGCATTTCGGTTTGAGGAAATCACGAGACAGGTCCAAATTTGTGAGGACGCCCTGAATGAATTTGAGGAAAAG GTAAGGAACACAAATGCGGAACTGCCGATGATGGAAGCCACTCTTCAGAACATCTCAGCCCGTCTGAAAGCATTTGACTTCCTTCACACAAGTGGACTGTACAGCGCACTTCATCTGCGACAGCTGAACCAGGAACTCGAGGAAATCCATCAATCTGTCAATGAAACACACACGCAGAACCCCAACAAAGAGACGCATAATCTACTCAGTGAG TTAAATAAGGCGAAAAATGATGTCCAGAGGATGTACACAGATGATTTCTTCAACCTAGAGACCATGAAGAAGAGGTTACGTGAGCTCAACAACCGCGCACAAAGTTGTAAGACCATACCAAATGATTTCAGAA GTAGTTGTCATAAGCGCATCATGACCAGAATAAGTTCTCCAAGTATCACCAAGCTTAATTCCATCAGCAAGTCCTATATTTCTGGTGCTTGGGGTCGTGATGCCCTGCTAACCCATAAGGAACGCTACTGGGAACACTGTCTGGTGAGCGGAAACAAGGATGGCAACACAATTAGAGTGTACAATTCTCTTCAAGACTTTATGGCCAACGATAACTACAAAGATGAAGAGGTAGCACCATCATACAGCCACGAAAATGCAGTTCAGGGCTCTGGCACTATTCTGTACAACAATACCGTATTCTACCAATGCTACAGCACTGCTGAAATCTGCAGCTTCAACATTACAACACAAGCGACCAACCGTATGAAACTGGATGGTGCCGGAATCGACAACAAGTTCCCTTTCTGCTACTACAGCTGTCGTGATTGGACCGACATCGACTTGGAGGCTGATCAAGATGCTGTGTGGGTGATATACGCCACTGAAGAGAACCACGGCAACATTGTTGTGAGTCGTTTAGACCCGCTGTCACTCAATATTACTCATACCTGGAAGACGAATCTCTTTAAGAGGTCCGTCACCAGCACGTTCATGGTGTGCGGGGTCCTGTATGCGACACGCTATGTTAATACTTACCAAGAAGAGGTGTTTTATGCTTTTGATACAACCACTGGTCAAGAGATAAACACTCTTTCTTTACCCTTTGAGAAGGTTTCTCCTGGAATAGCCAATCTGAACTACAATCCTGTTGATGGTAAACTCTACATGTATAATGACGCTTATCTTTTAGCATATGACACCTTCTTCTAA